CCAACGTTTGGTTTTACTGAGGGGGCGGGTTTCACGAATACGAACTCGATCGCCTTGTTTGGCTTGATTTTCTGGGTCGTGAGCCTTAAATTTCTGGGTTTTCACGACGATTTTGCCGTATTTAGGGTGAGGAGAGCGGTTTTCAATGGCTACCACTACGGTTTTATCCATTTTGTCGCTGACTACTACCCCAACTCTTTCTTTAACTGCCATAGCGGGTTATGCCTCCGGGGTGGACTGGGCTAGTTGGCGCTCCCGTTCTACGGTCAATAATTGGCCGAGACGGTGGCGGGTGTGTTTAAATTCGTGGGTTTTTTCCAAGCGGCGGGTGGCCTGCTGCAAACGCAATTCAAACAGTTTCTTTTTGGCATTGAGGATAGCATCGGCGATTTCCTCATCGCTCATCTTCCTGACTTCGGCGATTTTTGGTAGAGCCATTAGACAAAATCCTCCTCGCGAGTGATAAATTTGGTCTTAATTGGTAATTTTTGAGCCGCTAGGCGCATTGCTTCCCGGGCTACCGGTTCGGCTACCCCGGCAATTTCAAACATAATGAACCCCGGTTTAACCACGGCTACCCAGAATTCGGGGGAACCTTTCCCTGAACCCATCCGAGTTTCTGCAGCCCTTTGGGTGACGGGTTTATCGGGAAAAACGCGAATCCAGATTTTGCCACCCCGACGGATATAACGAGTCATTGCCCGTCTGGCGGCTTCGATTTGACGGGAAGTAATCCAACAGGGTTCGGTGGCTTGCAGGGCGAAATCGCCGAAATTAATCGTATTTCCGCCAGTGGCCAGCCCGCGCATCCGTCCGCGCTGTTGTTTGCGGAATTTTGTTCTTTTGGGACTTAACATGAGCTATTTAGCGATGATAAATATGAGGGATCAGCCTTCGCTGGAGCGATCTTCAAACTGTTGACGGCGACGCTGTTGACGGCGCGGTGCTTGAGCGGGAACGGCGGCGGCAATTTCTTCTTGGCCGGGGATAATTTCGCCCTTAAAGATCCAAACTTTCACGCCTAGAATCCCGTAGATGGTGCTGGCGGTTTTGTAGGAGTAATCGATATCGGCCCGCAGGGTATGCAGGGGAACTCGTCCTTCCCGCACCCATTCAGTCCGAGCGATTTCTGCCCCGTTGAGACGGCCGCTAACTTGAATTTTGATCCCTTTGACTTCGGCCCTTTGCGCCCGTTGGATGGCCTGGCGGACCACACGACGGAAGGAAACCCGTCTTTCTAGTTGTTGGGCGATGTATTCGGCGATCAGGTTGGCATCGGCATCAACGCGAGCCACTTCGATGACGTTAATGCGAATTTGACGCTGGCCACCGAGGGCTTTTTGTAAACCTAGGCGCAGCTGTTCGATTCCCGTGCCACCACGACCGACGACGACCCCGGGGCGAGCGGTGTGGATGGAAATATCTACTTGATCGGCCTTGCGTTCGATGCGAATATCGGCGATACCGGCATTAGCGAGGTTTTTTTCGACGTATTCACGAATGCGGCGATCTTCTTGCACTAATTCGGGGTAACGTTTCGCGTCGGCATACCAGCAAGATTTATGATCTTTGATAACGCCGAGACGAAAACCGAGGGGATGGATTTTTTGTCCCATTGTGGTTTTTTTAGTTAAGGTGATTAGTCTTTGTTGCTAGGAGCGACGGCGACGGTGATATGACAGGTGGGTTTGCGAATTTGGTAGGCGCGGCCTTGGGCCCGGGGTCGAAAACGTTTTAGGGTCGGTCCGCCATCGGCAAAGGCTTGGCTAACCACCAAAGTGGCGGGATCGAGTCCTTCGTTATTTTCGGCGTTGGCAACGGCGGAACGCAGGACCTTCAGGATCGGGTCACAGGCCCGGTAGGGCATGAATTCGAGAATAATTAGGGCTTCCCGATAGGAGCGACCGCGGATCTGATCGAGTACCCGTCTGACTTTCAGGGGTGACATCCGAATATAGCGGGCGATCGCTTTGACTTCGTTAGAGGTATCGATGGTCATTTCAGTTATCAGTTATCAGTTATCAGTTATCAGTTAGGTAGGGTGGGTTAGGCGACGACAACTTATAAGACTTAGTTATTAATTTATCTAGTCGCCGTAACCCACCATCTCATGGTTATCTGAACGCTGACCGGGGGCTGACGGTTTTAAGATAACCGCCCACCGATCTATTTCCGTCCTGCTTTTTTATCGCTCTTGGCGTGGCCGCGGAAGGTGCGGGTGGGAGCGAATTCACCGAGTTTATGACCGACCATCTGCTCGGAAACGTAGACGGGAACGTGCTGTTTGCCGTTGTGAACGGCGATCGTGTGACCGACCATATCGGGAATGATTGTCGAGGCCCGGGACCAAGTTTTAATCACTTGTTTACTGCCCTGGGCGTTGAGTTTTTCGATTTTTTCCATCAGGTGGCCAGCGACAAATGGCCCCTTTTTCAGTGAACGACCCATAATTTTCAGTCAAAAGTAAAGTAATAATTTCTAACCCTGGTTACGACGGCGCACGATCAGATCGCTACTGCGTTTTTTCTTGTTGCGAGTTTTGCGACCGAGGGCGGGTTTACCCCAGGGAGTCATCGGGCCGGAACGTCCGATGGGAGCGCGACCCTCTCCACCTCCATGCGGGTGATCCACTGGGTTCATGACGCTACCCCGAACATGAGGCCGTTGACCGCGGTGACGGGTACGGCCGGCTTTACCGAGACTGATGTTTCTCGCTTCGGCGTTACCGACTTTTCCGATGGTGGCGTAGCATTCACGCCGGATCATGCGGACTTCTTTGGAGGGGAGGCGGATGGTAACATAATCGCCTTCTTTGGCTACCACTTGGGCGAAACCACCAGCGGCCCGCACCATTTGACCACCGCGACCGGGGACGAGTTCGATGTTATGAACTTCTGTCCCTAGGGGGATGCGACTTAAAGGGAGGGCATTACCCACCTCGAAAGGAGCGTTTTCTCCGGCGATGACGGTATCACCAACGCCTAAACCGGCGGGGGCGATGATGTAGCGTTTTTCCCCGTCTTTGTAGAAAAGCAGGGCAATGCGGGCGTTACGGTTAGGATCGTACTCGATCGCCGCTACTGTGGCGGGAATATCCCGTTTATCGCGACGAAAATCGATCATCCGGTAGAGGCGCTTATGGCCGCCGCCCCGGTGACGACTGGTGACGACACCGCGATTATTACGCCCCTGTTGACTGTGTTTGTGGTAAGTTAGGGACTTTTCCGGTTCGGTTTTGGTGATCTCTTTAAAGTCGGAGATGGCCGCCTGCCTTGTCCCGGGGGTTAAAGGTCTAAAAGAACGAATACCCATAGTTTAGTTTTCCGTTATCGGGTTTCTTGGTGGTTATACGTCGGGATAGAGAGCGATCGAGTCGCCTGCTGCCAGGGTGACGATCGCGCGTTTGTATTGGGGTTTGTAACCGAGGAAACGGCCGACGCGTTTTTTCTGACGAGAGGGGCGGCTGGTGTTCACTTTCGTTACTTTCACGTCAAACAGCAGTTCGATCGCCGCTTGAATTTCCGGCTTGGTCGCTTTCAAGGCGACATCGAAGACGTATTTATTTTGTTCTAGGAGCAGGGTGGCTTTCTCGGTCACGATCGGCTTTAGGATCAGATCGGCGAGTTGCCTGGCTTCAGTTTTAAGCACCATAGACCTCCTCAATTTTGGCTAGGGCTGCGGCGGTGGCGATAACTCGATCGGCTAGGATGACATCATAGACGTTGAGACTATCGGCGCGAATAATTTTGAGATTGCAGATATTACGTCCCGATAAATAGACATTTTCGGGAATTTCCGTCAGAATCAGCAGAATTTTTTCCTCTGGACTGGCTCCCCAGCGAGCTAAGGCAGCGGTGAGTTCTTTGGTTTTGGGTTGGGAGAATTGTTCGGCGAAGCTTTCCACCACAATAAAGTTATCGGCCTGGCCGATCAAAGCGGTTCTCAGGGCTAATCTTTTCTCCTTGCGGTTGACCTTAACTTCAAAATCTCTGGGTTTTGGTCCGAAGATGACACCGCCACCACGCCAGAGGGGAGAACGGATCGAACCAGCCCGGGCCCGACCGGTGCCTTTTTGCCGCCAGGGTTTGCGACCACCGCCGCGCACTTCCGAGCGGGTTTTGGTGGAGGCGTTACCTTGACGGGCCGCCGCTAGATGGCTGATGACGACGCGGTGAATTAGGTGTTTGGCGGTTTCGGGTTTAGCGGTTTTCAGTTCCAGTGTGCCTGTTCCCGCTTCTTCCCCTTGCCAATTTTTGACTGTGTAGTTAACCATGGCTTTAATCTTTCCTTGCCCTATTTACCAAACTTCTTGGCGGGGGTGATGTTTAACAGGGTTCCTGGTTTACCCGGGACGGCTCCTTTGATCAGGATCAGGTTGCGTTCGCTATCGATTTTGACCACGGACAATTTGCGGATGGTCACTTGGGTGGATCCGTATTGTCCAGCCATTCTCTTACCCGGGAAAACCCGGCCAGGGGTAGTACCGGCACCGGTGGAACCGGGGAGACGGTGGTTTTTGGAACCGTGGGTCATGTTACCGCGTTTGAAGTTATGACGTTTTTGATAGCCGGAGAAACCTCGTCCGATGGTGGTTCCAGCCACATCGACCAAATCGCCTTCCTGGAAGATGGCGGCGGTAATTTCTTGGCCTAAAGTGTAAGCGGATGCGTCCTCAAGGCGGTATTCGATTAAATGCCGCAGGGGGGAGACTCCAGCTTTGGCTAAATGACCGAGCAGCGGTTTATTGAGGGCTTTTTCTTTGACGGTTTTGTATCCCACTTGGATGGATTCATAACCGTCGGTTTTTTTAGTTTTGACTTGGGTGACGGGACAGGGACCGGCCTGAACGACGGTGACGGGAATGGCGACTCCCGTTTTGTTGTCGAAGATTTGGGTCATGCCCAGTTTTGTACCGAGGATACCGATAGACACGGATTGTTCTCTTTATCTTTACTAGACGACAATCAAAAATAACGTGGCCGTGGCTATAGGAGCGGAAAATATTTTTCCCGCTTTATCAGCCTGCCCAACTTGAATGACTTTTTTGGAGTTATTTAAGCTGGCATCCCGTTAAATTCGTAAGTAAGACTAGACAGGGTTGCTGGTTCTGCCTAGATTGTTGCTGGTCTTTGTTTCTTGAGGACTTAAAGGGTTTATCTTCAGTATCCCGGCGAAGACCGATTGACCAAGGCGGTTCTGCTGGGCAGTGCCTTCAGCACCACCTAAAACCGATTTTGGCCACAATCAAACATCATATAATATTTATGACTTTTTAGGCAAGAGGTTTTTTCAGTCACCAGAAATGATAATATCTAGTCTGGTCAAATTACCTGTGAGCGGTCTTCCGCAGCGATGGGGGCAGACCGAGCCAAGAGCCAATAGGTTTAATTATGGTGATTATCTTAATGGTGAGGTAGAAAGTTTTGGTTTTGGGGAATCGGTCGTTGGTGGTCGATAGCAAATTAGGTTACGCTTATTGAGGGGAAATACCGTCAATGGGGGGGGATGACAGCAGGGTACTATCATCCCTTGTTTGGAGGTTAAATCGCTTCGAGATCTTTTTCTCCGGTACGGATGCGGACGATCTGTTCCACGGGGGAGATGAAGATTTTACCGTCTCCGATTTCACCGGTACGGGCTGCCGAAATCAGCTTATCGACGACCATATCGACTTGCTTATCTTCGACGACGATCTCGATCTTGAGTTTTTGGAGAAATTCGACGGTATACTCGGAACCGCGATAACGTTCCGATTGACCTTTCTGACGACCGAAACCTCTAACTTCGGAGACAGTCATGCCGACAATGCCCGCGTTAACTAGGGCGATTTTCACCTCTTCCAGTTTAAAGGGTCGGATAATCGCTTCTACTTTCTTCAAAATATCTATCTCCTCGTTGCGTGACGATACCTTCTTGGTGAATTAACTGTTAATTCTAAACGCAGAATCCCGACAATAGCGCTTAAAGTCATGATTTCTTCAATTATTGGCCTTGGCCAAAGTCTTCCGTCATGAAAAATCTCCAGGGTGGGAATTAGCCCACCCGAAGCCATAAATAAACCAACTAGAGAGATAATCCTAACTGAAGACCGAAAACACCGTGAACTAGCAGTAAAATCAGGGCAATACTGCCGATATAGGCGTGAATAGTCCGGAAAAGTTCTTTTTTACCGCCAGCGAAGCCCGTGAGGGACAATAATCCATTGAAAGCTAATAAACCAATCGCGATCGATCCTGTCCAGAAATGGCTGCTTTCGAGGATCGGATGTTTCTGCATGACTAGGGATAAAATACCGCCGGTGTAACCGAGAGCGATAAATAAAAACAGCCAAGGGGCGAGTTTGCGGTGATCAGCCCGATTTTTGTCCACTACTTCCCCATCTTGGCTTAAACGGCTTTGCCAACCGGCATAGGCAGTATAACTACCCATAACTAAAACCACGATCCCCATCATGACTGGATGTCCCCAATGAACGATTGGTTCGGGAGTTCCGAGACTGCGAAAGGCAGCGGCGATCGGCTCTAGCGCATCACTTAAACTTTGATTCATCTTTGTTACCTAACTTTACAAAACCCTTTTGCCTAAGATTTTAGCCGATCTCCGACCCGGAAAAACTGCGGTTAGCCGAAAAAATGTCAAGCCTTTGCTAAATTTCTTAACATTTCAGCTAGAGATGAGCCGAGAAATATAGAATAAAGGCAGGGGAAACTAGGGATCCCCACGGGGATTAACCCCTAGGAGGGCATTATGACTTATCTGCTCAAAGATCGACGATCGGCTGGGAGACTATTAGCTAGTTACTTGACAGAATATACCAATAGTGCTAGGGCGCTAGTGTTGGCTTTGCCCCGGGGCGGGGTTCCGATCGCCTTTGAAATTGCCCAAAGGTTACATTTACCCCTAGATCTGTGTTTAGTGCGAAAATTAGGTGTACCTGGGCAAAAAGAGTTAGCTTTTGGCGCGATCGGTCAGAATGGTGTGCGGGTAATCAATGAAGGTATCGTTGAAGACTTGCACCTATCGCAGGCGATGATGGAACGGGTAGCAAAGGAAGAAAAGATCGAATTAGAGCGACGCAATCGCTTGTATCGAGGGGAGCGGCCCTTTCCTGGCTTGACGGGAAAAACGATTATTCTAGTAGATGATGGTATCGCTACGGGAGCAACGATTAAAGCGGCGATTCTGACCCTTAAAGCTAGAAATCCCGCTGCTATTATTATTGCTGTTCCTATTGCCCCAGTGGAAGTCTGTGATCAATTAGAAAAATTAGTCGATCGAGTAATTTGCCTACATAAACCCTACGAATTGAGATCGATTTCTCTGTGGTACGAGGACTTTTCCCAAACCAGTGATGAGGAAGTGCAAACACTTTTGGCCAGCGTCGATAGTTCTTTGATTCCAGTTTAGGGAAGAGGGGAGAGGGAATCATGAATTATGAATTATGAATTAGGAAGTGGGGAAAAGGGAGACCACTTCGTGCGCGTTGCGGGGGGAGAATAAATAAAAGTAATCTCCTAAATTCTGAATTCATAATTCCACAGCATCGGTATCAACGGTATTGGTTGGGGAAGAAACTTCGGTTTGATTATTTACTTTCCCGGGACGGCGATTGCGATAATCAAGAACTAATCGTGATAATTCCGTGGTTAAAAGGGTGAGGACAATACCATCATCAATCCAACCAATAATCGGGAAAACGTCGGGAGAAATATCGAGGGGACTAAAAAGATAAACCATAGTTCCCAGAATGATAATCCAACGATATTGGGGGTGAGTGATTTTGCTGCTGTACCAGTTGTAAAAAGATTCAACAATCGGTTTCATTAATTTTTCCTCGTTGACTGGGATAATTTAATTTTGTCAGGTTCTCCTTGGGGCTGATAGTGGGGTTTTACCCCCCATTATGTAGGGTTATCCCCGCTAATTAATCAAAAAAAATGCCCCGAAGAAAATTCACCTTTAGGGATGAGCCTGAAGTATTATTACTGGATGATTAAGAAGGGAGATAGGGGCATCTTTTCCCGTCCAGGCGTTGGTTAGCTCGCCAGTCATCTACTGGCCGCTGGAAAAATTGTAACGTATTCGTTCACGGGTTTCCATTAATAGCTGACCGAGCATATTCAATCCAGTTCCATCTCCACCATCACCCCAGTATCTATCATTTTTTGTATGCTCAATCAGCGTTAGATCACCGGTTGAAAGTATCTTTTCAGTTAAGTCAGGATGTTGTGTAAATTTGGCATATAGAGCCTCTCGCATCACATCATCTTTTATGATTTCCCAATCTCGACGCAGTGGTCTGCGACGATCCCGTCCCATCTCGGCCGCTTCTCGTGCTGTTTTGGCTTGTCGAATTTCTTCTTCATGAGGAGTATTAACAAACTTCTGAGCCTGAAAGTAATGTTCTGAGGTAGGCCATATTCTATCTTTTAGATGGATTGGGTATGGTGCAAAGTTCGAGAAAAACCCGTAAGGCTTATTTAAATGGTAAAACTTAATAGGCTCACTCAGAGCGTCGCTTGTATAGTCGATAGCATACTTCGCTAGAGTTGTTTGGATAAGTGTATTAATTTCCCGAGGAAGTGTTGCAATACCTCCGCCAATTGCATAACCTGGTATTGAGCTTTGATTTTGCCATCCTAAAACATCCCATCCCTGATCAAGCAGAAACTTTATATATTCCAAGTCAGATTCAACAACTTGTTGGTGAGTACGTCCGCCATAATCACTGTAAGTCATTGTAGTAATGGGAGCAATTTGCAAACGCCTTTGTAATGTGGAGTATTTACCTCCCATCAGAGACTCCATCGCTTGCATGACCGCTGCTTGATTGGCTCCTGATGTATTAGTATTCCAATGACCGGATTCATAGGTCTGGTGAATTGTGACAGTTTGAGCATAGTTAGCCGAGTAGGTGATAGCAACACCAGGGGATCCTATACTGATCAGCTTTTGTGCTTCAGCAATAATAGCGAGAGCTTGATCAAATGCGGAAAGATTGTTTCCGCTTTCGTCTTTGTAAGGCAAGTAAAAATTGAATAAACTTCCCATGATAAGCACTTTGATTGAACTGACAAGCGATCAAACAGAGATGAATGCCGATTATGGCGGTCTTCATATTTATAAACTAAAGGATGCGGGAAACTGGTAATTATTGGGACCACGAATGTATGGAAACGTATCAATCAGGCGAAAGTTCAACCATAGGTTTTTAAGCTCCACAAGAAGATATAGTGAGTGGCTAAGATAAGCTGTAAAGAATGGAACAGTCAAACTAGAGGCCGCGAGAGGTGAAAGTCTAACCCACGGGTCTGAATGGGAGGGGATGAAGGCGACATTCCCGACCCGTAATAGATGAAGTGTAACTTAATTTGGTATCGAGGACTGACTCCCCAAAAGGAAAACTTCCTATCTCACTATTAAGATAACTGCTATAACTGGGTATTCTAGGAAAGTGATCGGATTTCAGCCTTGAATCTATGGAAACCCTCTTTCATCTAGTTACTTTTGCCTTTGTCTTCGCTTTTGGTGCCTCGGTGGGCAGTTTTTTAAACGTGGTCATCTATAGATTACCGAAAGGGATATCTCTAGTTTATCCCCCTTCCCACTGTCCGAAATGTCACCACAGGTTAGGTAAAAGCGAGAATATACCCGTTTTAGGCTGGTTATGGCTAGGGGGTCGCTGTCGCTGGTGCAAAACCCCGATTTCTGTCCGTTATCCAGCGGTCGAAACTTTTACCGGTTTATTATTTTGTCTGGTTTTAGGAGATTTTAGCTTTTCTTGGCAGACCCTCGGCCATTGGATTCTGCTAAGTTGGTTATTAGCTTTAGCTTTGATCGATTTTGACACGATGACGCTTCCTAACTCCCTCACCCAATCGGGATTAGTTTTAGGGATAGTTTTTCAGACTCTCTTGGGTTGGCAAAATAATCAAACTGTTATCTATCTCTTTTCAGCGATCGCTAGTGCGGTTTTAGGAGTCTGGTTATTTGATCTGACGCGGTGGGGGGGAAGTTTTGCCCTCAGACAGCAGGCCATGGGGGGAGGAGACGCGAAATTAGCGGCCATGATCGGTGCTTGGTTAGGATGGCAAGCATTATTAGTCACCGCTTTTCTGGCCTGTGCTATCGGGGCGGTGATCGGTATGACGGGCATTTTTCTCGGTAAAATGGGAAAAAGACAAGCTATACCCTTCGGGCCATTTCTTGCCCTCGGCGCTCTGATGAGTGTCTTTTGGAGTGATAAGATCATCTCAGCCTATCAAACCATTTTTTTGCCTTTGTTGTAAAAAAGCTATCTTGTAATTAAATCTTGATACAATAGTCTTCTGTGTCTTGGATCACCATTAGAACAACCCCCAGTCTAGGGTAAGCCGATTGGCTACAGGAAATGCTCAAAGCTCAGGACATCCCCAGTCACGTTATCGCTATTGGCCTTGGTATTTATTGCGGCCAGGGGCATCAGGCCGCCCTACAAGTGCGTCCCCAAGATCGCTGGACAGCACTTTTGTTATTAAGTCCTCTAGAGGAAAGTCTATAAATTGTCTTTATTTTAAACTATGTCTCTATTTGATTGGTTTGCAAATCGCCAAAAAACAGAACCCAAGGTTCAACAACAACAGGAACGAGAAATAGCCGATGGTTTGTGGACAAAATGCCCAAATTGCGGCGTTTTGGCCTATACGAAGGATTTATTAGCTAATCAATTGGTTTGTCTCGATTGCGGTCATCATAATCGGGTGGAAAGTGAAGAAAGAATTCGCCAGTTAGTGGATGCTAATACTTGGACTTGCCTCGATGAACAGATTCGACCGACGGATCCGCTCAAATTTCGCGATCGGAAAAGTTATAGCGATCGCCTGCGGGAAACCCAAGAAAAAACGGGTCTGACGGATGCTGTCCGAACGGGAACGGGGACAATCGATGGTTTACCCGTAGCTTTAGGGGTGATGGACTTCCGTTTTATGGGGGGTAGCATGGGATCGGTGGTGGGAGAAAAACTCTGTCGTTTGACGGAACACGCTACCGATGAACGTTTACCCCTCGTGATCATCTGCGCTTCCGGTGGGGCGAGAATGCAGGAAGGAATGTTAAGTTTAATGCAGATGGCCAAGATTTCTGGCGCTCTTAACCGGCATCGGGAAGCAAAATTACTCTATATTCCTGTCTTGACTAATCCCACCACGGGGGGAGTCACGGCCAGTTTTGCCATGTTGGGAGATATTATTATCGCTGAACCGAAGGCTACTATCGGTTTTGCTGGTAAACGGGTAATTGAACAGACTTTGCGCGAGAAATTGCCGGAAGGTTTCCAAACATCGGAATATTTGTTAAAACATGGGTTTGTCGATGCGATCATTCCTCGTCCCCATCTCAAGAAAACCCTGGCCCAATTAATTAGTTTACATCAGCCCTTTTTCCCCTTGTTATCCCCCCTCAACAGTCATCATCACTACAGTCAGCCGGAGT
This portion of the Microcystis aeruginosa NIES-2549 genome encodes:
- the rpsQ gene encoding 30S ribosomal protein S17, which encodes MAVKERVGVVVSDKMDKTVVVAIENRSPHPKYGKIVVKTQKFKAHDPENQAKQGDRVRIRETRPLSKTKRWQVAEILTDN
- the rpmC gene encoding 50S ribosomal protein L29 — encoded protein: MALPKIAEVRKMSDEEIADAILNAKKKLFELRLQQATRRLEKTHEFKHTRHRLGQLLTVERERQLAQSTPEA
- the rplP gene encoding 50S ribosomal protein L16, coding for MLSPKRTKFRKQQRGRMRGLATGGNTINFGDFALQATEPCWITSRQIEAARRAMTRYIRRGGKIWIRVFPDKPVTQRAAETRMGSGKGSPEFWVAVVKPGFIMFEIAGVAEPVAREAMRLAAQKLPIKTKFITREEDFV
- the rpsC gene encoding 30S ribosomal protein S3, with amino-acid sequence MGQKIHPLGFRLGVIKDHKSCWYADAKRYPELVQEDRRIREYVEKNLANAGIADIRIERKADQVDISIHTARPGVVVGRGGTGIEQLRLGLQKALGGQRQIRINVIEVARVDADANLIAEYIAQQLERRVSFRRVVRQAIQRAQRAEVKGIKIQVSGRLNGAEIARTEWVREGRVPLHTLRADIDYSYKTASTIYGILGVKVWIFKGEIIPGQEEIAAAVPAQAPRRQQRRRQQFEDRSSEG
- the rplV gene encoding 50S ribosomal protein L22, which encodes MTIDTSNEVKAIARYIRMSPLKVRRVLDQIRGRSYREALIILEFMPYRACDPILKVLRSAVANAENNEGLDPATLVVSQAFADGGPTLKRFRPRAQGRAYQIRKPTCHITVAVAPSNKD
- the rpsS gene encoding 30S ribosomal protein S19; its protein translation is MGRSLKKGPFVAGHLMEKIEKLNAQGSKQVIKTWSRASTIIPDMVGHTIAVHNGKQHVPVYVSEQMVGHKLGEFAPTRTFRGHAKSDKKAGRK
- the rplB gene encoding 50S ribosomal protein L2; the encoded protein is MGIRSFRPLTPGTRQAAISDFKEITKTEPEKSLTYHKHSQQGRNNRGVVTSRHRGGGHKRLYRMIDFRRDKRDIPATVAAIEYDPNRNARIALLFYKDGEKRYIIAPAGLGVGDTVIAGENAPFEVGNALPLSRIPLGTEVHNIELVPGRGGQMVRAAGGFAQVVAKEGDYVTIRLPSKEVRMIRRECYATIGKVGNAEARNISLGKAGRTRHRGQRPHVRGSVMNPVDHPHGGGEGRAPIGRSGPMTPWGKPALGRKTRNKKKRSSDLIVRRRNQG
- a CDS encoding 50S ribosomal protein L23 — its product is MVLKTEARQLADLILKPIVTEKATLLLEQNKYVFDVALKATKPEIQAAIELLFDVKVTKVNTSRPSRQKKRVGRFLGYKPQYKRAIVTLAAGDSIALYPDV
- the rplD gene encoding 50S ribosomal protein L4, with translation MVNYTVKNWQGEEAGTGTLELKTAKPETAKHLIHRVVISHLAAARQGNASTKTRSEVRGGGRKPWRQKGTGRARAGSIRSPLWRGGGVIFGPKPRDFEVKVNRKEKRLALRTALIGQADNFIVVESFAEQFSQPKTKELTAALARWGASPEEKILLILTEIPENVYLSGRNICNLKIIRADSLNVYDVILADRVIATAAALAKIEEVYGA
- the rplC gene encoding 50S ribosomal protein L3, whose translation is MSIGILGTKLGMTQIFDNKTGVAIPVTVVQAGPCPVTQVKTKKTDGYESIQVGYKTVKEKALNKPLLGHLAKAGVSPLRHLIEYRLEDASAYTLGQEITAAIFQEGDLVDVAGTTIGRGFSGYQKRHNFKRGNMTHGSKNHRLPGSTGAGTTPGRVFPGKRMAGQYGSTQVTIRKLSVVKIDSERNLILIKGAVPGKPGTLLNITPAKKFGK
- a CDS encoding P-II family nitrogen regulator, encoding MKKVEAIIRPFKLEEVKIALVNAGIVGMTVSEVRGFGRQKGQSERYRGSEYTVEFLQKLKIEIVVEDKQVDMVVDKLISAARTGEIGDGKIFISPVEQIVRIRTGEKDLEAI
- a CDS encoding DUF4079 domain-containing protein: MNQSLSDALEPIAAAFRSLGTPEPIVHWGHPVMMGIVVLVMGSYTAYAGWQSRLSQDGEVVDKNRADHRKLAPWLFLFIALGYTGGILSLVMQKHPILESSHFWTGSIAIGLLAFNGLLSLTGFAGGKKELFRTIHAYIGSIALILLLVHGVFGLQLGLSL
- a CDS encoding phosphoribosyltransferase, with protein sequence MTYLLKDRRSAGRLLASYLTEYTNSARALVLALPRGGVPIAFEIAQRLHLPLDLCLVRKLGVPGQKELAFGAIGQNGVRVINEGIVEDLHLSQAMMERVAKEEKIELERRNRLYRGERPFPGLTGKTIILVDDGIATGATIKAAILTLKARNPAAIIIAVPIAPVEVCDQLEKLVDRVICLHKPYELRSISLWYEDFSQTSDEEVQTLLASVDSSLIPV
- a CDS encoding YkvA family protein, which translates into the protein MKPIVESFYNWYSSKITHPQYRWIIILGTMVYLFSPLDISPDVFPIIGWIDDGIVLTLLTTELSRLVLDYRNRRPGKVNNQTEVSSPTNTVDTDAVEL
- a CDS encoding NADAR family protein; translation: MGSLFNFYLPYKDESGNNLSAFDQALAIIAEAQKLISIGSPGVAITYSANYAQTVTIHQTYESGHWNTNTSGANQAAVMQAMESLMGGKYSTLQRRLQIAPITTMTYSDYGGRTHQQVVESDLEYIKFLLDQGWDVLGWQNQSSIPGYAIGGGIATLPREINTLIQTTLAKYAIDYTSDALSEPIKFYHLNKPYGFFSNFAPYPIHLKDRIWPTSEHYFQAQKFVNTPHEEEIRQAKTAREAAEMGRDRRRPLRRDWEIIKDDVMREALYAKFTQHPDLTEKILSTGDLTLIEHTKNDRYWGDGGDGTGLNMLGQLLMETRERIRYNFSSGQ
- a CDS encoding prepilin peptidase → METLFHLVTFAFVFAFGASVGSFLNVVIYRLPKGISLVYPPSHCPKCHHRLGKSENIPVLGWLWLGGRCRWCKTPISVRYPAVETFTGLLFCLVLGDFSFSWQTLGHWILLSWLLALALIDFDTMTLPNSLTQSGLVLGIVFQTLLGWQNNQTVIYLFSAIASAVLGVWLFDLTRWGGSFALRQQAMGGGDAKLAAMIGAWLGWQALLVTAFLACAIGAVIGMTGIFLGKMGKRQAIPFGPFLALGALMSVFWSDKIISAYQTIFLPLL
- the accD gene encoding acetyl-CoA carboxylase, carboxyltransferase subunit beta, whose product is MSLFDWFANRQKTEPKVQQQQEREIADGLWTKCPNCGVLAYTKDLLANQLVCLDCGHHNRVESEERIRQLVDANTWTCLDEQIRPTDPLKFRDRKSYSDRLRETQEKTGLTDAVRTGTGTIDGLPVALGVMDFRFMGGSMGSVVGEKLCRLTEHATDERLPLVIICASGGARMQEGMLSLMQMAKISGALNRHREAKLLYIPVLTNPTTGGVTASFAMLGDIIIAEPKATIGFAGKRVIEQTLREKLPEGFQTSEYLLKHGFVDAIIPRPHLKKTLAQLISLHQPFFPLLSPLNSHHHYSQPELIPVKTAQGQTTV